Proteins from one Physeter macrocephalus isolate SW-GA chromosome 16, ASM283717v5, whole genome shotgun sequence genomic window:
- the ANKRD13D gene encoding ankyrin repeat domain-containing protein 13D isoform X6, with protein MAGPGPTFPLHRLVWANRHRELEAALHSRQHDIEQEDPRGRTPLELAVSLGNLESVRVLLRHNANVGKESCQGWAVLQEAVSTGDPEMVQLVLQYRDYQRATQRLAGIPELLNKLRQAPDFYVEMKWEFTSWVPLVSKMCPSDVYRVWKRGENLRVDTSLLGFEHMTWQRGRRSFIFKGQEAGALVMEVDHDRQLVHTESLGLPLHEPEALLATMRPSEEHVASRLTSPIVSTHLDTRNVAFERNKCGIWGWRSEKMETVSGYEAKVYSATNVELVTRTRTEHLSDQDKSRSKGGKTPFQSFLGMAQQHSSHNGAPVQQAASPTNPTAISPDEYFDPNFSLESRNIGRPIEMSSKVQRFKATLWLSEEHPLSLGDQVMPIIDLMAISNAHFAKLRDFITLRLPPGFPVKIEIPLFHVLNARITFSNLCGCDEPLSSVWVPAPGSAVAASASPFPCEVDPAVFEVPDGYSVLGAERSEPLRDEDDDLLQFAIQQSLLEAGTEAEQVTVWEALTNTRPGAHLPQVMAYEEQLQLERHVPALDLLPSLGAHGCALPSHASPGRALQESLQMSLEPGGPGSPHRTSPAPPSFEEQLRLALELSSREQEERERRGQQEEEDLQRTLQLSLAER; from the exons ATGGCAGGCCCGGGCCCCACCTTCCCGCTGCATCGGCTAGTCTGGGCGAACCGGCACCGCGAACTGGAGGCCGCGCTGCACAGCCGCCAG CACGACATTGAACAGGAAGACCCCCGGGGGCGCACCCCCCTGGAGCTGGCCGTGTCCCTGGGGAACCTGGAGTCCGTGAGAGTCCTCCTTCGACACAATGCCAACGTGGGCAAAGAGAGCTGCCAGGGCTGGGCAG TCCTGCAGGAGGCAGTCAGCACTGGGGACCCTGAGATGGTGCAGCTGGTACTCCAGTATCGGGACTACCAGAGGGCCACGCAGAGGCTGGCTGGCATTCCGGAATTGCTCAACAAACTCCGCCAG GCCCCCGATTTCTACGTGGAGATGAAGTGGGAGTTCACCAGCTGGG tgcCCCTCGTGTCCAAGATGTGCCCGAGTGACGTGTATCGCGTGTGGAAGCGGGGTGAGAACCTACGGGTGGACACCAGCCTCCTGGGCTTTGAGCACATGACCTGGCAACGCGGCCGGAGGAGCTTCATCTTCAAGGGCCAGG AGGCGGGAGCCTTGGTGATGGAAGTTGACCACGACCGGCAGTTGGTGCACACGGAGTCGCTGGGGCTCCCGCTGCACGAGCCTGAAGCGCTGCTGGCCACCATGCGGCCCAGTGAGGAGCATGTGGCCAGTCGCCTCACCTCTCCCATCGTCTCCACCCACCTGGACACTCGCAATGTGGCCTTCGAGAG GAACAAATGTGGTATCTGGGGCTGGCGGTCTGAGAAGATGGAAACCGTTAGCGGCTACGAGGCCAAG gtgTACAGCGCCACCAATGTGGAGCTGGTGACACGCACACGCACGGAGCACCTCTCCGATCAGGACAAGTCGAGGAGCAAAG GGGGGAAGACTCCATTCCAGTCCTTCCTTGGGATGGCCCAGCAGCACTCCTCCCACAATGGG GCTCCTGTGCAGCAGGCAGCCAGCCCCACAAACCCCACCGCCATTTCCCCCGACGAGTACTTTGACCCCAACTTCAGCCTGGAGTCGAGGAACATCGGCCGCCCCATTGAGATGTCCAGCAAAGTACAGAG GTTCAAGGCAACACTGTGGCTGAGCGAGGAGCACCCGCTCTCCCTGGGTGACCAGGTGATGCCCATCATCGACCTGATGGCCATCAGCAACGCTCACTTTGCCAAGCTGCGCGACTTCATCACCCTGCGCCTCCCGCCCGGCTTCCCGGTCAAGATTG AGATCCCCCTCTTCCACGTGCTCAACGCCCGCATCACCTTCAGCAACCTGTGTGGCTGTGACGAGCCCCTGAGCTCGGTGTGGGTGCCAGCGCCCGGCTCTGCCGTTGCAGCTTCAG CGAGCCCCTTCCCCTGTGAGGTGGACCCCGCCGTGTTTGAGGTGCCCGACGGGTACAGCGTGCTGGGTGCAGAGCGCAGCGAGCCCCTTCGCGACGAGGACGATGACCTGCTGCAGTTTGCCATCCAGCAGAGCCTGCTGGAGGCAGGCACGGAGGCGGAGCAG GTGACTGTTTGGGAAGCCCTGACCAACACCCGGCCTGGTGCCCACCTTCCCCAGGTCATGGCTTACGAGGAGCAGCTTCAGCTGGAGCG CCATGTCCCAGCCCTTGACCTCCTCCCCAGCCTTGGCGCTCACGGGTGTGCTCTCCCCTCTCATGCCTCGCCCGGAAGGGCCCTCCAGGAAAGCCTGCAGATGTCCCTAGAGCCTGGGGGTCCGGGATCCCCTCACAGGACGTCCCCGGCCCCCCCAAGCTTTGAGGAGCAGCTTCGCCTGGCCCTGGAGCTGTCCTCGCGGGAGCAGGAGGAGCGGGAGCGGcgggggcagcaggaggaggaagacCTGCAGCGGACCCTGCAGCTCTCACTCGCGGAGCGCTGA
- the ANKRD13D gene encoding ankyrin repeat domain-containing protein 13D isoform X1 — protein MAGPGPTFPLHRLVWANRHRELEAALHSRQHDIEQEDPRGRTPLELAVSLGNLESVRVLLRHNANVGKESCQGWAVPPVLQEAVSTGDPEMVQLVLQYRDYQRATQRLAGIPELLNKLRQAPDFYVEMKWEFTSWVPLVSKMCPSDVYRVWKRGENLRVDTSLLGFEHMTWQRGRRSFIFKGQEAGALVMEVDHDRQLVHTESLGLPLHEPEALLATMRPSEEHVASRLTSPIVSTHLDTRNVAFERNKCGIWGWRSEKMETVSGYEAKAGEVYSATNVELVTRTRTEHLSDQDKSRSKGGKTPFQSFLGMAQQHSSHNGAPVQQAASPTNPTAISPDEYFDPNFSLESRNIGRPIEMSSKVQRFKATLWLSEEHPLSLGDQVMPIIDLMAISNAHFAKLRDFITLRLPPGFPVKIEIPLFHVLNARITFSNLCGCDEPLSSVWVPAPGSAVAASASPFPCEVDPAVFEVPDGYSVLGAERSEPLRDEDDDLLQFAIQQSLLEAGTEAEQVTVWEALTNTRPGAHLPQVMAYEEQLQLERALQESLQMSLEPGGPGSPHRTSPAPPSFEEQLRLALELSSREQEERERRGQQEEEDLQRTLQLSLAER, from the exons ATGGCAGGCCCGGGCCCCACCTTCCCGCTGCATCGGCTAGTCTGGGCGAACCGGCACCGCGAACTGGAGGCCGCGCTGCACAGCCGCCAG CACGACATTGAACAGGAAGACCCCCGGGGGCGCACCCCCCTGGAGCTGGCCGTGTCCCTGGGGAACCTGGAGTCCGTGAGAGTCCTCCTTCGACACAATGCCAACGTGGGCAAAGAGAGCTGCCAGGGCTGGGCAG TGCCCCCAGTCCTGCAGGAGGCAGTCAGCACTGGGGACCCTGAGATGGTGCAGCTGGTACTCCAGTATCGGGACTACCAGAGGGCCACGCAGAGGCTGGCTGGCATTCCGGAATTGCTCAACAAACTCCGCCAG GCCCCCGATTTCTACGTGGAGATGAAGTGGGAGTTCACCAGCTGGG tgcCCCTCGTGTCCAAGATGTGCCCGAGTGACGTGTATCGCGTGTGGAAGCGGGGTGAGAACCTACGGGTGGACACCAGCCTCCTGGGCTTTGAGCACATGACCTGGCAACGCGGCCGGAGGAGCTTCATCTTCAAGGGCCAGG AGGCGGGAGCCTTGGTGATGGAAGTTGACCACGACCGGCAGTTGGTGCACACGGAGTCGCTGGGGCTCCCGCTGCACGAGCCTGAAGCGCTGCTGGCCACCATGCGGCCCAGTGAGGAGCATGTGGCCAGTCGCCTCACCTCTCCCATCGTCTCCACCCACCTGGACACTCGCAATGTGGCCTTCGAGAG GAACAAATGTGGTATCTGGGGCTGGCGGTCTGAGAAGATGGAAACCGTTAGCGGCTACGAGGCCAAGGCAGGAGAG gtgTACAGCGCCACCAATGTGGAGCTGGTGACACGCACACGCACGGAGCACCTCTCCGATCAGGACAAGTCGAGGAGCAAAG GGGGGAAGACTCCATTCCAGTCCTTCCTTGGGATGGCCCAGCAGCACTCCTCCCACAATGGG GCTCCTGTGCAGCAGGCAGCCAGCCCCACAAACCCCACCGCCATTTCCCCCGACGAGTACTTTGACCCCAACTTCAGCCTGGAGTCGAGGAACATCGGCCGCCCCATTGAGATGTCCAGCAAAGTACAGAG GTTCAAGGCAACACTGTGGCTGAGCGAGGAGCACCCGCTCTCCCTGGGTGACCAGGTGATGCCCATCATCGACCTGATGGCCATCAGCAACGCTCACTTTGCCAAGCTGCGCGACTTCATCACCCTGCGCCTCCCGCCCGGCTTCCCGGTCAAGATTG AGATCCCCCTCTTCCACGTGCTCAACGCCCGCATCACCTTCAGCAACCTGTGTGGCTGTGACGAGCCCCTGAGCTCGGTGTGGGTGCCAGCGCCCGGCTCTGCCGTTGCAGCTTCAG CGAGCCCCTTCCCCTGTGAGGTGGACCCCGCCGTGTTTGAGGTGCCCGACGGGTACAGCGTGCTGGGTGCAGAGCGCAGCGAGCCCCTTCGCGACGAGGACGATGACCTGCTGCAGTTTGCCATCCAGCAGAGCCTGCTGGAGGCAGGCACGGAGGCGGAGCAG GTGACTGTTTGGGAAGCCCTGACCAACACCCGGCCTGGTGCCCACCTTCCCCAGGTCATGGCTTACGAGGAGCAGCTTCAGCTGGAGCG GGCCCTCCAGGAAAGCCTGCAGATGTCCCTAGAGCCTGGGGGTCCGGGATCCCCTCACAGGACGTCCCCGGCCCCCCCAAGCTTTGAGGAGCAGCTTCGCCTGGCCCTGGAGCTGTCCTCGCGGGAGCAGGAGGAGCGGGAGCGGcgggggcagcaggaggaggaagacCTGCAGCGGACCCTGCAGCTCTCACTCGCGGAGCGCTGA
- the ANKRD13D gene encoding ankyrin repeat domain-containing protein 13D isoform X7 translates to MAGPGPTFPLHRLVWANRHRELEAALHSRQHDIEQEDPRGRTPLELAVSLGNLESVRVLLRHNANVGKESCQGWAVPPVLQEAVSTGDPEMVQLVLQYRDYQRATQRLAGIPELLNKLRQAPDFYVEMKWEFTSWVPLVSKMCPSDVYRVWKRGENLRVDTSLLGFEHMTWQRGRRSFIFKGQEAGALVMEVDHDRQLVHTESLGLPLHEPEALLATMRPSEEHVASRLTSPIVSTHLDTRNVAFERNKCGIWGWRSEKMETVSGYEAKAGEVYSATNVELVTRTRTEHLSDQDKSRSKGGKTPFQSFLGMAQQHSSHNGAPVQQAASPTNPTAISPDEYFDPNFSLESRNIGRPIEMSSKVQRFKATLWLSEEHPLSLGDQVMPIIDLMAISNAHFAKLRDFITLRLPPGFPVKIEIPLFHVLNARITFSNLCGCDEPLSSVWVPAPGSAVAASASPFPCEVDPAVFEVPDGYSVLGAERSEPLRDEDDDLLQFAIQQSLLEAGTEAEQGPPGKPADVPRAWGSGIPSQDVPGPPKL, encoded by the exons ATGGCAGGCCCGGGCCCCACCTTCCCGCTGCATCGGCTAGTCTGGGCGAACCGGCACCGCGAACTGGAGGCCGCGCTGCACAGCCGCCAG CACGACATTGAACAGGAAGACCCCCGGGGGCGCACCCCCCTGGAGCTGGCCGTGTCCCTGGGGAACCTGGAGTCCGTGAGAGTCCTCCTTCGACACAATGCCAACGTGGGCAAAGAGAGCTGCCAGGGCTGGGCAG TGCCCCCAGTCCTGCAGGAGGCAGTCAGCACTGGGGACCCTGAGATGGTGCAGCTGGTACTCCAGTATCGGGACTACCAGAGGGCCACGCAGAGGCTGGCTGGCATTCCGGAATTGCTCAACAAACTCCGCCAG GCCCCCGATTTCTACGTGGAGATGAAGTGGGAGTTCACCAGCTGGG tgcCCCTCGTGTCCAAGATGTGCCCGAGTGACGTGTATCGCGTGTGGAAGCGGGGTGAGAACCTACGGGTGGACACCAGCCTCCTGGGCTTTGAGCACATGACCTGGCAACGCGGCCGGAGGAGCTTCATCTTCAAGGGCCAGG AGGCGGGAGCCTTGGTGATGGAAGTTGACCACGACCGGCAGTTGGTGCACACGGAGTCGCTGGGGCTCCCGCTGCACGAGCCTGAAGCGCTGCTGGCCACCATGCGGCCCAGTGAGGAGCATGTGGCCAGTCGCCTCACCTCTCCCATCGTCTCCACCCACCTGGACACTCGCAATGTGGCCTTCGAGAG GAACAAATGTGGTATCTGGGGCTGGCGGTCTGAGAAGATGGAAACCGTTAGCGGCTACGAGGCCAAGGCAGGAGAG gtgTACAGCGCCACCAATGTGGAGCTGGTGACACGCACACGCACGGAGCACCTCTCCGATCAGGACAAGTCGAGGAGCAAAG GGGGGAAGACTCCATTCCAGTCCTTCCTTGGGATGGCCCAGCAGCACTCCTCCCACAATGGG GCTCCTGTGCAGCAGGCAGCCAGCCCCACAAACCCCACCGCCATTTCCCCCGACGAGTACTTTGACCCCAACTTCAGCCTGGAGTCGAGGAACATCGGCCGCCCCATTGAGATGTCCAGCAAAGTACAGAG GTTCAAGGCAACACTGTGGCTGAGCGAGGAGCACCCGCTCTCCCTGGGTGACCAGGTGATGCCCATCATCGACCTGATGGCCATCAGCAACGCTCACTTTGCCAAGCTGCGCGACTTCATCACCCTGCGCCTCCCGCCCGGCTTCCCGGTCAAGATTG AGATCCCCCTCTTCCACGTGCTCAACGCCCGCATCACCTTCAGCAACCTGTGTGGCTGTGACGAGCCCCTGAGCTCGGTGTGGGTGCCAGCGCCCGGCTCTGCCGTTGCAGCTTCAG CGAGCCCCTTCCCCTGTGAGGTGGACCCCGCCGTGTTTGAGGTGCCCGACGGGTACAGCGTGCTGGGTGCAGAGCGCAGCGAGCCCCTTCGCGACGAGGACGATGACCTGCTGCAGTTTGCCATCCAGCAGAGCCTGCTGGAGGCAGGCACGGAGGCGGAGCAG GGCCCTCCAGGAAAGCCTGCAGATGTCCCTAGAGCCTGGGGGTCCGGGATCCCCTCACAGGACGTCCCCGGCCCCCCCAAGCTTTGA
- the ANKRD13D gene encoding ankyrin repeat domain-containing protein 13D isoform X4, giving the protein MAGPGPTFPLHRLVWANRHRELEAALHSRQHDIEQEDPRGRTPLELAVSLGNLESVRVLLRHNANVGKESCQGWAVPPVLQEAVSTGDPEMVQLVLQYRDYQRATQRLAGIPELLNKLRQAPDFYVEMKWEFTSWVPLVSKMCPSDVYRVWKRGENLRVDTSLLGFEHMTWQRGRRSFIFKGQEAGALVMEVDHDRQLVHTESLGLPLHEPEALLATMRPSEEHVASRLTSPIVSTHLDTRNVAFERNKCGIWGWRSEKMETVSGYEAKAGEVYSATNVELVTRTRTEHLSDQDKSRSKGGKTPFQSFLGMAQQHSSHNGAPVQQAASPTNPTAISPDEYFDPNFSLESRNIGRPIEMSSKVQRFKATLWLSEEHPLSLGDQVMPIIDLMAISNAHFAKLRDFITLRLPPGFPVKIEIPLFHVLNARITFSNLCGCDEPLSSVWVPAPGSAVAASASPFPCEVDPAVFEVPDGYSVLGAERSEPLRDEDDDLLQFAIQQSLLEAGTEAEQVMAYEEQLQLERALQESLQMSLEPGGPGSPHRTSPAPPSFEEQLRLALELSSREQEERERRGQQEEEDLQRTLQLSLAER; this is encoded by the exons ATGGCAGGCCCGGGCCCCACCTTCCCGCTGCATCGGCTAGTCTGGGCGAACCGGCACCGCGAACTGGAGGCCGCGCTGCACAGCCGCCAG CACGACATTGAACAGGAAGACCCCCGGGGGCGCACCCCCCTGGAGCTGGCCGTGTCCCTGGGGAACCTGGAGTCCGTGAGAGTCCTCCTTCGACACAATGCCAACGTGGGCAAAGAGAGCTGCCAGGGCTGGGCAG TGCCCCCAGTCCTGCAGGAGGCAGTCAGCACTGGGGACCCTGAGATGGTGCAGCTGGTACTCCAGTATCGGGACTACCAGAGGGCCACGCAGAGGCTGGCTGGCATTCCGGAATTGCTCAACAAACTCCGCCAG GCCCCCGATTTCTACGTGGAGATGAAGTGGGAGTTCACCAGCTGGG tgcCCCTCGTGTCCAAGATGTGCCCGAGTGACGTGTATCGCGTGTGGAAGCGGGGTGAGAACCTACGGGTGGACACCAGCCTCCTGGGCTTTGAGCACATGACCTGGCAACGCGGCCGGAGGAGCTTCATCTTCAAGGGCCAGG AGGCGGGAGCCTTGGTGATGGAAGTTGACCACGACCGGCAGTTGGTGCACACGGAGTCGCTGGGGCTCCCGCTGCACGAGCCTGAAGCGCTGCTGGCCACCATGCGGCCCAGTGAGGAGCATGTGGCCAGTCGCCTCACCTCTCCCATCGTCTCCACCCACCTGGACACTCGCAATGTGGCCTTCGAGAG GAACAAATGTGGTATCTGGGGCTGGCGGTCTGAGAAGATGGAAACCGTTAGCGGCTACGAGGCCAAGGCAGGAGAG gtgTACAGCGCCACCAATGTGGAGCTGGTGACACGCACACGCACGGAGCACCTCTCCGATCAGGACAAGTCGAGGAGCAAAG GGGGGAAGACTCCATTCCAGTCCTTCCTTGGGATGGCCCAGCAGCACTCCTCCCACAATGGG GCTCCTGTGCAGCAGGCAGCCAGCCCCACAAACCCCACCGCCATTTCCCCCGACGAGTACTTTGACCCCAACTTCAGCCTGGAGTCGAGGAACATCGGCCGCCCCATTGAGATGTCCAGCAAAGTACAGAG GTTCAAGGCAACACTGTGGCTGAGCGAGGAGCACCCGCTCTCCCTGGGTGACCAGGTGATGCCCATCATCGACCTGATGGCCATCAGCAACGCTCACTTTGCCAAGCTGCGCGACTTCATCACCCTGCGCCTCCCGCCCGGCTTCCCGGTCAAGATTG AGATCCCCCTCTTCCACGTGCTCAACGCCCGCATCACCTTCAGCAACCTGTGTGGCTGTGACGAGCCCCTGAGCTCGGTGTGGGTGCCAGCGCCCGGCTCTGCCGTTGCAGCTTCAG CGAGCCCCTTCCCCTGTGAGGTGGACCCCGCCGTGTTTGAGGTGCCCGACGGGTACAGCGTGCTGGGTGCAGAGCGCAGCGAGCCCCTTCGCGACGAGGACGATGACCTGCTGCAGTTTGCCATCCAGCAGAGCCTGCTGGAGGCAGGCACGGAGGCGGAGCAG GTCATGGCTTACGAGGAGCAGCTTCAGCTGGAGCG GGCCCTCCAGGAAAGCCTGCAGATGTCCCTAGAGCCTGGGGGTCCGGGATCCCCTCACAGGACGTCCCCGGCCCCCCCAAGCTTTGAGGAGCAGCTTCGCCTGGCCCTGGAGCTGTCCTCGCGGGAGCAGGAGGAGCGGGAGCGGcgggggcagcaggaggaggaagacCTGCAGCGGACCCTGCAGCTCTCACTCGCGGAGCGCTGA
- the ANKRD13D gene encoding ankyrin repeat domain-containing protein 13D isoform X2, producing the protein MAGPGPTFPLHRLVWANRHRELEAALHSRQHDIEQEDPRGRTPLELAVSLGNLESVRVLLRHNANVGKESCQGWAVPPVLQEAVSTGDPEMVQLVLQYRDYQRATQRLAGIPELLNKLRQAPDFYVEMKWEFTSWVPLVSKMCPSDVYRVWKRGENLRVDTSLLGFEHMTWQRGRRSFIFKGQEAGALVMEVDHDRQLVHTESLGLPLHEPEALLATMRPSEEHVASRLTSPIVSTHLDTRNVAFERNKCGIWGWRSEKMETVSGYEAKVYSATNVELVTRTRTEHLSDQDKSRSKGGKTPFQSFLGMAQQHSSHNGAPVQQAASPTNPTAISPDEYFDPNFSLESRNIGRPIEMSSKVQRFKATLWLSEEHPLSLGDQVMPIIDLMAISNAHFAKLRDFITLRLPPGFPVKIEIPLFHVLNARITFSNLCGCDEPLSSVWVPAPGSAVAASASPFPCEVDPAVFEVPDGYSVLGAERSEPLRDEDDDLLQFAIQQSLLEAGTEAEQVTVWEALTNTRPGAHLPQVMAYEEQLQLERALQESLQMSLEPGGPGSPHRTSPAPPSFEEQLRLALELSSREQEERERRGQQEEEDLQRTLQLSLAER; encoded by the exons ATGGCAGGCCCGGGCCCCACCTTCCCGCTGCATCGGCTAGTCTGGGCGAACCGGCACCGCGAACTGGAGGCCGCGCTGCACAGCCGCCAG CACGACATTGAACAGGAAGACCCCCGGGGGCGCACCCCCCTGGAGCTGGCCGTGTCCCTGGGGAACCTGGAGTCCGTGAGAGTCCTCCTTCGACACAATGCCAACGTGGGCAAAGAGAGCTGCCAGGGCTGGGCAG TGCCCCCAGTCCTGCAGGAGGCAGTCAGCACTGGGGACCCTGAGATGGTGCAGCTGGTACTCCAGTATCGGGACTACCAGAGGGCCACGCAGAGGCTGGCTGGCATTCCGGAATTGCTCAACAAACTCCGCCAG GCCCCCGATTTCTACGTGGAGATGAAGTGGGAGTTCACCAGCTGGG tgcCCCTCGTGTCCAAGATGTGCCCGAGTGACGTGTATCGCGTGTGGAAGCGGGGTGAGAACCTACGGGTGGACACCAGCCTCCTGGGCTTTGAGCACATGACCTGGCAACGCGGCCGGAGGAGCTTCATCTTCAAGGGCCAGG AGGCGGGAGCCTTGGTGATGGAAGTTGACCACGACCGGCAGTTGGTGCACACGGAGTCGCTGGGGCTCCCGCTGCACGAGCCTGAAGCGCTGCTGGCCACCATGCGGCCCAGTGAGGAGCATGTGGCCAGTCGCCTCACCTCTCCCATCGTCTCCACCCACCTGGACACTCGCAATGTGGCCTTCGAGAG GAACAAATGTGGTATCTGGGGCTGGCGGTCTGAGAAGATGGAAACCGTTAGCGGCTACGAGGCCAAG gtgTACAGCGCCACCAATGTGGAGCTGGTGACACGCACACGCACGGAGCACCTCTCCGATCAGGACAAGTCGAGGAGCAAAG GGGGGAAGACTCCATTCCAGTCCTTCCTTGGGATGGCCCAGCAGCACTCCTCCCACAATGGG GCTCCTGTGCAGCAGGCAGCCAGCCCCACAAACCCCACCGCCATTTCCCCCGACGAGTACTTTGACCCCAACTTCAGCCTGGAGTCGAGGAACATCGGCCGCCCCATTGAGATGTCCAGCAAAGTACAGAG GTTCAAGGCAACACTGTGGCTGAGCGAGGAGCACCCGCTCTCCCTGGGTGACCAGGTGATGCCCATCATCGACCTGATGGCCATCAGCAACGCTCACTTTGCCAAGCTGCGCGACTTCATCACCCTGCGCCTCCCGCCCGGCTTCCCGGTCAAGATTG AGATCCCCCTCTTCCACGTGCTCAACGCCCGCATCACCTTCAGCAACCTGTGTGGCTGTGACGAGCCCCTGAGCTCGGTGTGGGTGCCAGCGCCCGGCTCTGCCGTTGCAGCTTCAG CGAGCCCCTTCCCCTGTGAGGTGGACCCCGCCGTGTTTGAGGTGCCCGACGGGTACAGCGTGCTGGGTGCAGAGCGCAGCGAGCCCCTTCGCGACGAGGACGATGACCTGCTGCAGTTTGCCATCCAGCAGAGCCTGCTGGAGGCAGGCACGGAGGCGGAGCAG GTGACTGTTTGGGAAGCCCTGACCAACACCCGGCCTGGTGCCCACCTTCCCCAGGTCATGGCTTACGAGGAGCAGCTTCAGCTGGAGCG GGCCCTCCAGGAAAGCCTGCAGATGTCCCTAGAGCCTGGGGGTCCGGGATCCCCTCACAGGACGTCCCCGGCCCCCCCAAGCTTTGAGGAGCAGCTTCGCCTGGCCCTGGAGCTGTCCTCGCGGGAGCAGGAGGAGCGGGAGCGGcgggggcagcaggaggaggaagacCTGCAGCGGACCCTGCAGCTCTCACTCGCGGAGCGCTGA
- the ANKRD13D gene encoding ankyrin repeat domain-containing protein 13D isoform X3 codes for MAGPGPTFPLHRLVWANRHRELEAALHSRQHDIEQEDPRGRTPLELAVSLGNLESVRVLLRHNANVGKESCQGWAVLQEAVSTGDPEMVQLVLQYRDYQRATQRLAGIPELLNKLRQAPDFYVEMKWEFTSWVPLVSKMCPSDVYRVWKRGENLRVDTSLLGFEHMTWQRGRRSFIFKGQEAGALVMEVDHDRQLVHTESLGLPLHEPEALLATMRPSEEHVASRLTSPIVSTHLDTRNVAFERNKCGIWGWRSEKMETVSGYEAKVYSATNVELVTRTRTEHLSDQDKSRSKGGKTPFQSFLGMAQQHSSHNGAPVQQAASPTNPTAISPDEYFDPNFSLESRNIGRPIEMSSKVQRFKATLWLSEEHPLSLGDQVMPIIDLMAISNAHFAKLRDFITLRLPPGFPVKIEIPLFHVLNARITFSNLCGCDEPLSSVWVPAPGSAVAASASPFPCEVDPAVFEVPDGYSVLGAERSEPLRDEDDDLLQFAIQQSLLEAGTEAEQVTVWEALTNTRPGAHLPQVMAYEEQLQLERALQESLQMSLEPGGPGSPHRTSPAPPSFEEQLRLALELSSREQEERERRGQQEEEDLQRTLQLSLAER; via the exons ATGGCAGGCCCGGGCCCCACCTTCCCGCTGCATCGGCTAGTCTGGGCGAACCGGCACCGCGAACTGGAGGCCGCGCTGCACAGCCGCCAG CACGACATTGAACAGGAAGACCCCCGGGGGCGCACCCCCCTGGAGCTGGCCGTGTCCCTGGGGAACCTGGAGTCCGTGAGAGTCCTCCTTCGACACAATGCCAACGTGGGCAAAGAGAGCTGCCAGGGCTGGGCAG TCCTGCAGGAGGCAGTCAGCACTGGGGACCCTGAGATGGTGCAGCTGGTACTCCAGTATCGGGACTACCAGAGGGCCACGCAGAGGCTGGCTGGCATTCCGGAATTGCTCAACAAACTCCGCCAG GCCCCCGATTTCTACGTGGAGATGAAGTGGGAGTTCACCAGCTGGG tgcCCCTCGTGTCCAAGATGTGCCCGAGTGACGTGTATCGCGTGTGGAAGCGGGGTGAGAACCTACGGGTGGACACCAGCCTCCTGGGCTTTGAGCACATGACCTGGCAACGCGGCCGGAGGAGCTTCATCTTCAAGGGCCAGG AGGCGGGAGCCTTGGTGATGGAAGTTGACCACGACCGGCAGTTGGTGCACACGGAGTCGCTGGGGCTCCCGCTGCACGAGCCTGAAGCGCTGCTGGCCACCATGCGGCCCAGTGAGGAGCATGTGGCCAGTCGCCTCACCTCTCCCATCGTCTCCACCCACCTGGACACTCGCAATGTGGCCTTCGAGAG GAACAAATGTGGTATCTGGGGCTGGCGGTCTGAGAAGATGGAAACCGTTAGCGGCTACGAGGCCAAG gtgTACAGCGCCACCAATGTGGAGCTGGTGACACGCACACGCACGGAGCACCTCTCCGATCAGGACAAGTCGAGGAGCAAAG GGGGGAAGACTCCATTCCAGTCCTTCCTTGGGATGGCCCAGCAGCACTCCTCCCACAATGGG GCTCCTGTGCAGCAGGCAGCCAGCCCCACAAACCCCACCGCCATTTCCCCCGACGAGTACTTTGACCCCAACTTCAGCCTGGAGTCGAGGAACATCGGCCGCCCCATTGAGATGTCCAGCAAAGTACAGAG GTTCAAGGCAACACTGTGGCTGAGCGAGGAGCACCCGCTCTCCCTGGGTGACCAGGTGATGCCCATCATCGACCTGATGGCCATCAGCAACGCTCACTTTGCCAAGCTGCGCGACTTCATCACCCTGCGCCTCCCGCCCGGCTTCCCGGTCAAGATTG AGATCCCCCTCTTCCACGTGCTCAACGCCCGCATCACCTTCAGCAACCTGTGTGGCTGTGACGAGCCCCTGAGCTCGGTGTGGGTGCCAGCGCCCGGCTCTGCCGTTGCAGCTTCAG CGAGCCCCTTCCCCTGTGAGGTGGACCCCGCCGTGTTTGAGGTGCCCGACGGGTACAGCGTGCTGGGTGCAGAGCGCAGCGAGCCCCTTCGCGACGAGGACGATGACCTGCTGCAGTTTGCCATCCAGCAGAGCCTGCTGGAGGCAGGCACGGAGGCGGAGCAG GTGACTGTTTGGGAAGCCCTGACCAACACCCGGCCTGGTGCCCACCTTCCCCAGGTCATGGCTTACGAGGAGCAGCTTCAGCTGGAGCG GGCCCTCCAGGAAAGCCTGCAGATGTCCCTAGAGCCTGGGGGTCCGGGATCCCCTCACAGGACGTCCCCGGCCCCCCCAAGCTTTGAGGAGCAGCTTCGCCTGGCCCTGGAGCTGTCCTCGCGGGAGCAGGAGGAGCGGGAGCGGcgggggcagcaggaggaggaagacCTGCAGCGGACCCTGCAGCTCTCACTCGCGGAGCGCTGA